CTGGTAGCTGCTGTCGAATACGTTGCCGTTGATGAGGGTGCCGTGGTAGTGCGTAGTCACCGACGAGCGCAGGGTAGGCTTTTTGCCGGTGCCCTCGGTCAGCACTTCGTACTGCAGCCCGCTGGGCAGGGTCGTTACGCCCGGCTTGTTCTTGTTTTCGGCGAGAAAGGCTTCGCCTTCGGCTTTGTTATTCATGGCGTTGGGGTTTTGGGTGTCGTCATCATCGTCGTCTTCCTGGCCGCCGCCGAGCTGCTCCTGCAGCTGCTGCATAGCAGCCTGCATCTGCTCCTGGGTGAGGCGGCTGGGCTGGCCGGAAAGCCCTTCCTTGAGGGCGGCGGCCAGGGTGTCAATGTCCAGCTCCAGGCCTTGCTGGGCAAAGTTGCGGGCCAGGTCGCGGCCAATGATGTAGCTGACCTGCTGCTGATTGGTGTCGAGCGTCACGGGTAAATGAGCGTAAAAGTGCCGGCTCACTAGAGCCGGCCAGGCGTGAAAAATGGGAAATGAGGCCGCGAAGGTCGGCACTGCTGCCGGCTTCTTACGCAAAAAGCCCCGCCGGGGGCGGGGCTTCAGCGGCAACTATGGTGGGAAACCCGGTGGCTTAGAGGTAGTAATGGTCCTCTTCGCCGTGCAGGTGAAAGGTCAGATTGAGGCTAGCCAGCTGCGCCCTCAGGTAGCGGAGCGAGCCCAGGCCGCTGAGCAGCAGCAACGAGGATAGGGCAGTGGTCTTTTTCATGAGAACTGGTTGGTTAAATAATTAAAACGCAGGGCAAAGATACGGAAAATGCTCATAAAATGTTAGGCGTGCCGAGTAATTTGGTCTTGCTTACGGGTTAGCTACTGGCAGGCGGGCGAGCCATTCTGCTTCATTATCCTGCATCTGAGTGAGGTGGCGCCGGGCATGCTGGGCAAGAAAATAAACATACTCATACACGTTGAGCTAGCCCAACTCATTCACCGACATCGTGGTTTGGTAAAGCAGACCTTCGCCGTGGGGCAGCCGGGCAAGGCAGCCGAGTAGTTGGGCTAGCTGCTCGTGCAACTGCTGCCGCACTACGGCTTGCTGCCGCGGATTGGTGCGGGGCTCCATATGCTCGGGTCGTTGCCACGGAAAGGCATGGAGTGTGCCAATAGCCGCCAGCTTTTCGCGCGGAAACTGATAGCCGCTTACTTCCAGTAGCAGGTCGCGGCCTTGCACGTTAGCCAAGGTTTTTGCAGTGCCTTTCTCAATCAGGATGAGTAAGTAGTGGTTGGTGAGCCCAATATGGTTGAGTACCTCATTGATTGCCCATCCCTGGTCGCTGGGTACGAACGCACGCAAGCTAGCCGGCCGTTCAAACCACGCATCTACTCGTGCGAATACATCTTGCAGTTCAGTTTGCAGCTCAGCAAGCAGTAAGCTAATTTCCATTGCTGGGGAGCTAACTCGAATGGTCGGCCACGATGACCCACTTGCCATTCAGCTTTCTGAAAATCAGCAGAAATTGGCCCTGGGCATCGCCGGCTTTTGCGTTGGGCCGGGCCAGGTGGAAGTGGCCCACTACCTGCGCCACATCGGCCCCGAGCGGGGTGATGCGCAGCCGGCTGAAGTCGAGCTTGCCCATTTGGGCGGCGCTGGGGTAGCTCTTCTTATAATTATCGAGAGTAGGCTGCCAGCCGTAAGTAACGCCGCTCCTGCCGATAAACACCAGCGAGTCGGAATGCCAGTAGCCGGCCATGAAGGTGGGAATGTCGCCCCGGTTCCAGGCGGCCGTTTGGGTAGCGAGTACCTGGGTGATGGCCTGGCGTGGCGTGGGCGGGCCGGCTAGGGCGCAGCCGAGGGCAAGAGTGAAGAGCATACATTGATTGAAAAAACTACCGGTTCAGCAAGGTAGCCACGTAGGCGGTGCCGCCCAGCGCCCGCATGTTGCGCAGCACCCGCAACTGCTTAGCGCGGGCCTGCGGCCCCGGCTGCCCGGCCCGGAAGCGCAGCGGATTGGGCAGCACGCCGGCCAGCAGCGCTGCCTCGGGGGCACTGAGGTCGCGGGCCGACTTATGAAAATAGCGCTGGCTGGCGGCCTCCACGCCGAAAGTACAGTCGCCCATCTCGGCCACGCTGAGGTACATTTCCATGATGCGGCGCTTGCTCCAGAGCAGCTCGATGAGCACTGTGAAATACGCCTCGGCGGCTTTGCGCACGTAGGAGCGGCCCTGCCAGAGAAACACGTTTTTGGCCACCTGCTGCGAGATGGTGGAGCCGCCGCGCACGGGCTTGCCCTCGGCGCGGTGCCAGTTGTACTGCGCGGCCTTCCACATGCCGTCTACGTCGAAGCCGTGGTGAATGAGAAAGCGCTGGTCCTCAGCCGCCACTACCGCCAGGGGCACGCTGGGAGCCACCTCATCGAGCGAGGTGAAATTGTAGCGCGCGTGGCGCGGGTCGGCCTGAATGCCGATGTAGCCCAGCCCCACCGGCGGGTGGGCGCGGCGGTCGAGCATGAGCCAGGTAGCCGGCGGGGCTAGCCAGCGGTACAGCAGCACCCAGGCCACCGTGAGCAGAAAGAGCGCCGTCACGGTTTGCAAGGCCACGCGAAAAACCGTGCGCCACGACGGCAGAAGAGTTTGAGCAGAGTGCGCCACGGGGTAAAAATAAGGCTAGCCGTGCTCCTGGCGCACCCGCGCCAGCCCCTGAGCCGTGATGAAACCGTGGGTTTCGGCGTGGGTGGCGGCGGCCACGTAGTCGGGCACCAGCAGCAGCTCCACGCCCGTATCGCGGCGCAGGGCCTCGGCCAAGGGCGCCACGCGGACGGCGCGGGCCGGCACGCCCACGTCGCGGATGTATACTACCCGAATGCGGCCGGGGTGCCGGCGCACCACCTCGGCGTAGATGTCGGGGTCTTGCTGACCGCTGTCGCCGAGCAGAATAAACGTCAAGTCGGGGTAGGTATCGAGTATTTGCGTAATTTCCTTGAGCTTGTGGCCGTGGTGGGGCGAGTTGCCCGCCGTGCGGGCTTCCGAGCCGGGGGTGCGGCCCAGCAGGGTTTCGCGCAGCAGCAGCGGGCCGGGCGGCACGCCTTGCAGCCGCAGAAAGTCGTCGAGCACGTCGTACAGATTCCAGGGCGACGAGCTGACGTAAAAAAACGGGTTGTCGGGCCGGCCGCTTTGCCCGTGCAGCAATGCCTGGTAGAAGGCCGCCACGCCCGCCAGGGTTTCGTGCGAATGGGCATTGCGCAGCAGCACCGTGCGCAGCATGCGCAGCAGGTGGGTGGCGCGCGTCACTATCACGGTATCGTCGAGGTCCGAAATGACCCCGAACTCGGCCGTGGGCGGCGGAATGAGCACCTGCGCCGTGCCTTCTACCTGCCCCAGCAGGCCCCGAAACCGGCGCGGCAGCCGGGCCAGCCGCACCGGCACCGGGTGCCACAGATAATCGACCGATGGCGGCAGCGCGGGCGGGTCGAGGCGCAGGGTAAAGTAGCCGGTGGGACCGGTAGTCACGGGCAGCTCCAGGTGCTGCGACAGCGAGATAACGACTTCCGCCCCCGGGATTTCGCGGCTGTTGAAGCGCCGGTACATGGCCTGGAAGTTGCGCCAGGGCGAGTCGGCGTCGGTTTGGGGGGTAAGGCCGCGGTCGGCAAGCAGGCGGCCCTTCACGTAGAAGCGGTGCGGGGTGCCGTAGCTGCGGTACACATCGAGGTGCAGGGGGCGCAGCCGGCCTAGCCGCGCCGCCACGCGCGTTATCGACGCATCGACCCATTCCCACCCATCGGCTAGCCACTGACCAAACTCCATCTGGCAAACCTACGGCGGGCGGGGTATTCCAGCCACCTCGCCTTTCTTTATCGAATTGCGTAGAACCCGGCTTTACATCCTGCTGCTATGCCCGCCGCCCACCCCCAGCCCCGCCCCAAAACCCGCAAAAAGCACCTGCCGCCCGTGCACGAGCTGGCCGCCCACGAGCTCTACAAAGACCCCGCCCGCCAGGCCGAGCTGGCCGGCCTGCGCTACGCCACCGACGCCGGCCCCGGCCTGCGCCGCGAGGCTAGCGGGGCGCACGAGTTTGTGTATTTTAATGCGAAAGGGGAGAAGATTGCCGATGAAAAGACGTTGGCCCGCATTCACAGCTTCGTGATTCCGCCGGCCTGGACGGATGTGTGGATTGCGCCCAATCCGACTTTTCACCTTCAGGTGACGGGCCACGACGCGGCCGGCCGCAAGCAGTACCGCTACCACCCGGCCTGGGATGCGGCCCGCTCGCTCACCAAGTTTTCGCGCCTGCTCGCCTTCGGCCAGAAGCTCGGCGAGCTGCGCCGCCAACTGCGCAAGGACCTGGCCCGCCTGGGCCTCGACCGCGATAAGGTGGTGGCCCTGGTGCTTACGCTCATGGACCAGTCGTTTATCCGCATCGGCAACGAGGAATACGCCAAGAAAAACAAGAGCTACGGCCTGACTACGCTGCTCGACGACCACGTTGCATTCAGCCACGGCGACGTGCGGTTTTCGTTCGTGGGCAAAAAAGGAGTAAACCACGACGTTACCATCCACGACCGCAAGCTGGCTAGCCTGGTGCGCAAGTGCAAGGAGATTCCGGGTCAGCACCTGTTTCAGTTCTACGGCGCCGATGGTCAGCGCCACCCACTCGAATCGGGCCACGTGAACGACTACCTGCATCGGCACACCGGTATCGCCTTGTCGGCCAAAGACTTTCGCACCTGGGGTGGCACCGTGAAAATGGTGGAATGCCTGGAGCGTGTGCTGACCGGCGACGTGGAGCTAATTCCCGAAAAAGCTATTCGCCAGGCTACCAAGGAGGTAGCCAGTAACCTTGGTAATACGCCCACCGTGTGCTCGAAGTACTACATCCACCCGCAGGTAACGGAGCTGTTCAAGTCGGGCCGCCTTATTGAGTACCTGCGCCGCCACGACGCCGACCCGCAGGACCGCGACGAGCTTTCGCCCACCGAGCACCTGGTGCTGGAAATGCTGGCCGAGGTATAACGAACCGGCTAGCCGGCCCTACTGCCGGCCGGCTAGGCCATTGTGGGCTTAGGGGCGGGGGCGGGCTGCGGCCGGCGCAGGTTGCGCACGTACAGCAGGCCGATGCCCAGGGCCAGCAGGCCTTCGGCCAGCACCGTGGGCCGCACGCCCACGTGCTGCGATACCGTGCCCACCAGCACGCTGCCCAGCGGCAGCGCGGCCGTGTACACGAGCACGTAGAGGCTGATAACCCGCCCGCGCATGGCCGGTAGCACCAGCGTTTGCAGCAGCGTCACGTTGATAGTGGTCTGGGCCATCATGCCGAAGGCGCCCACCACCAGAAACGCCAGTGCCCCCAGGTACCAGGGCGTGTAGGCAAACAGCAGCAGCCCCGCGCCAAACACAAACGTGGTGGCGGTTATCGTTTTATTCAGGTTGGTGCCGGGCTTTAGCGAAGTCAGGTACAGCGCCCCGATGAGCCCGCCCAGCCCGATGGCGCCGTCGAGCAGGCCGAAGGTGGTGGCCGTGCCGCCAAAGATGTCCTTGGCATACACTGGCAGGAGCGTGGTGAAGGGCAGCACCAATAGCGCCGTAAGGCCTAGGGTGCTGATGATGAACCGGATATCGGGCGTAGCCAGCACGTATTGGAAGCCTTCCGTGAGTTCTTCCAGGATATTTTTAGCAGATGCCTTGGCTACGAAAGCCGGCAGGCGCATGGCCAGCAGCGAGGCGATAACGGGCACAAAGCTGAGCGTGTTCAGGCCAAAGCAGGTGGCCGCCCCGAGCCGCTCGATGGCCAGGCCCGCCAGCGCCGGCCCCAGCAGCTTGCTGAGGTTGAGCATGGTCGAGTTGAGCGCCACCGCGTTGGCCACGTCCTGCTTATCGGCCACCAGCTCATAAACCAGCGACTGGCGCGCCGGCACGTCGAAGGCATTTATGAGCCCCAGCACGGCGCTCAGGGCCAGTATTTCCCACACCGCGTCGGCCCGTCGGTACACGGCCAGCGTCAGCAGCCCGGCCTGGGCCATCGACAAAATCTGGGTAAGCAGCAGCAGGCGGTAGCGGCTGTAGCGGTCGGCCACCACGCCCCCGAGCAGCGAAAACAGGGCCGATGGAAACAGCGTGGCAAACACGCTCACGCCCAGCATAAACTTGGAGTGCGTTTGGGCATAGATAACCCAGCTCACGGCCGTTTTCTGCATCCAGGTGCCGACCAGCGACAGCGACTGACCGGCAAAAAACAGGCGATAGTTGCGGCTGCGAAACGCGCGCAATGCGTCAGTAATCATTCCGGGCGGTAATTAGTTGAACTCGACAAGCCTAGCCATCACCCCCAGGCTTTGGTGCAGCATTTGCAGCTCGGCGGCCGAGCAGGTTTGCGCCAGGGCCTGGCCTAGCCAGTCGTTCAGCTCTTGCTGCATGGCAATCACGTGGGCTTGCCCTGCTGCCGATAGCGCAACGAGCACCTTGCGCTTATCCGTAGCCGAGGCCTGGCGCGTGATGTAGCCCAGCTCGGCCAGGTGATTGAGTATTTGGGACATAGCTTGCGTGGTGACTTTTTCGCGCGCCGCCAGCTCGCTGGGCAGCAACGGCTGCTGCTGGGTGAGCTGCTTGATAACGGCTCGCTCGGTGAGCGAAAGCGTGGCGTGCAGCGGCGAGTGCGCGCGCAGCTTCTTGACGAGCCGGCTCACTACCGTGCGCAACTCGGTGGCTAGGTGCTGAGTGTCGGGCAAGGCAGGCATTTAGAAAGAAATTTTAGTAAGCTACTTTACAAAAATAGCTTACTAAAAGTGAAGTGAAGGTGACGCTGGCGCATTGTCACAAAAATTGCAGCCCGGCCAGCCCGCGCGAAAAAGCGCTGGGCTAGCCGGGCTGGCGCGAGGCGGTCGGCGGCGCTACGCTACTCGTCGGTGAGGCGGTCGTAGTTGTCGAAGCGTTCCTTCTTTTTGGTCGGCGCCGGCGTATTGAGCGTGCCGTTCGACTCGGGCTCGTAGCGCAGGCGGCGGTGCGAGGCGGCGCGCAGCACATCCTGGCCGGCGCCGGCGTGCACCACTAGTTTCAGGCCGTCGCCCGTCAGGTCAAACTGGTCGTCGCCCCCCAGCCCTTCGAGGGTGAGGCGCTTGGTTTCGCGGGTGTAAAATGTGCGCTGGTAGAACAGCGAGTCGGCGCCGAGCGTGCGGTTGTACACGCGCACGGTGGTCGAGTCGGGCATGCGCGCTACTACGAAGTGGTCGGGCAGTTCGGTGCCAGCCACCACGGGGCGCTCGGCTTTCAGCGCATAATACGTCTGGGCCAGCTGGGGCAGCGCATCGCGGCGGCTCTGCAAGTCGCGCAGCAGGCGCGGGCCTTCGAGGGCATACACGGCAGGCGGCAGCTGGCGCACGGCGCGGGCCAGGGTCGAGTCGGGCAGGTGGGCCACCGCAAAGCTGGCCGCCGCCGCAAAGTCGCGCCGCGTGAGGGCATTGAGCCCGCGCTGGTCTACGTAGCGGCCCTGGCCGGTGAGGGCCGGAATGTCGTGGTATTCGTGCTTAAACGTAACGAAGTGCCGCACGGTAAATTTGCGCGTCATCAGCCAGAGCAAGGCCCCGTCGGAGGCCCGGAAAAACGCCTGGTCGCGGTCTTTGGGCACGGCCACGAACAGCAGGCCGCCGGGCCGGCCGGGGTTGGGCAGCTCGCCCCATTGCCACTGGCCGGCGTGGCGGTCCCAGTCTCCAATGAGCACATCGAGCAGGCGCGCGCGCAGCAGCGCCGGCTGGTCGATGCGGTTGCGCGGGTCGGCGTAGAGGTGCTTGCGCATGTCCTCATCGCTCACAAACTTCCGGGCCTGGGGCAGCAGGGGCGAGTGCACTTTGGCGCCGTTGTATTTCTCTTCCAGCAGCACCAGCTTGCCACGCAGGCGCTCGTTGGCCTCGGCCGAGCCCATGTTATCGGCATCGAGTGGCACGTAGAGAATGCGCGGGTGCGTATGGGGCACGCCGAGCGCCTGCGCCAGGGGCGGCACCGCCAGTGCCCCATAAGGATTGCCGGCCGAAGTGGCATCGCGCAACCCATTGGCCAAAAATGTTTTGCGTAAAAAAGAGGGTAGAATATGCAGGGGGTCCTTATCGAGCGAGCGAATGACGTAGGGCTTGCCATTGGCACCCTCCAGCGTGAGGCTGGTGCTTTGGAAGCCGCCCCCCAGCTTGGTGGCCGTGAGCGGGCCGGCGCCGGGCACGGCGCCGGCCAGGTGCAACACCGGCACCCGCACCGGGGCGGCCCACACGGCCCGGTGGTGCGGTCCCATAAGTAGTTTATATAGCTTGCCGTGGCGGTTGTATTGGCGCCCGGCCGTGGCCCACACGCTATCGGCGGTGGCAGTCGGGCCAGCGGGTGCCGCAGCGGCCGGCAGCCGCGCATCAGCCTGAAAGTAGTGGCGCCGGGCGCAGCCGCCGGCTACTCCCAGCAAGCAGCCCCCAGATAATAATAAAAAGGTAACAGAGCGCAAAACGGGCCGAAATAACGGGTGCAAGGCGGCAAGGGCCGCTCCGGACCTTCTAACGTAGCTGGCCGCGAAAGGATAGCCCATAGAATACCCTCGCCTAGCAACCCAAGCGGCCGGCCCTGCGGTATACAGCAGCTTCCGGGGGCAGCCCGGCATTCAGGTTTTTATTGGGAAGTGGGCCGCTAAGCCAGCTTTTTTGCGCAGGTGCCAGTAGTACACGTCATATTTGGGAAAAAAAGCGTCGGCTGGCTAGGGCTGCTGGGCACCTTGAGCCTGCTGCTAACCAGCTGCGCTGAGCCCACCCGGCCGGCACCGGGTGAAGCGGGCCCAATATTCAGCGCCGATTCGAGCGCAGTGCGGGTGGCCGCCGGGGCGCACTACGCACGGCGCGGCTGGCTGTGGCAGCGCCTCTGGGGCCGGCACTACCGCCCGCTGTGGGCCACGCCGGTGAGCGCGCCGGTACTGCGCCTGGGTGCGCTCGGCCTGACGCCCCTGCGGGCGGGCGGCAGCTTCCAAACCAACACCCTGCGCCTGCGCTCGCCCGATGGCCGCGAGTTCGTGCTGCGCTCGGTCGATAAAGACCTGAGCCAGACCGTAGGGAGCGGCTGGCTAGCCCGTTTGGTGAGCCCCGTGCTGCGCGACCAAACCTGCGCCGCGCCGCCCTACGGTGCCTACGTAGCCACGGTGCTGGCCCGCGCAGCGGGCGTGTTTCACACCAATCCGCGCCTCGTGTACCTGCTGCCCGATGCCGCGCTGGGGGAGTGGCGCCGCCGCTTTGCGCCCACCCTGTATTTGCTGGAAGAGCGCCCCGACCACGACCAGCGCCACGCCAGCAGCTTTGGCAATGCGCGCCGGGTAGTGGGCTCCGACAGCATGCTGACGCAGGTGCTGCGCGGCCCCGCCAGCCACCTGGACCCGCGCGCCTACCTGCGCGCCCGCCTGCTCGACCTGCTGCTGGGCGATTGGAGCCGCCGCGCCGACCAGTGGCGCTGGGCGGCCTTTGCGGAGGCGGGCAGCACCGCGTTTCGGCCCATTCCGCGCGACCGCGACCAGGCGTTTTTCCGGTTCGACGATGGCTGGCTGACGCGCGTCGTAGCGTGGGTGCACCCGCGCTACCAAACGTTCAATGCTCATCTTGAGCCCGCCGATGTGGGGCCGCTCACTACCACCGCCCGGCCCCTCGACCACACCGCGCTGGCCCTGCTCTCGGAGGCCGATTTTCGGGCCGAGGCCGACTCGCTGCGCCGCCGCCTGCCCGATGCCGTGCTGGCTCAGACCCTGCTGGCCGTGCCCGCCGAAGTGCGCCCGGGCCTAACGCAGGAACTGCTGCCCGCCCTGCGCGCCCGCCGCGATGCCCTGCCCGCCGTGGCAAGCCAGTACTATAAAGTATTGCAGGAAAACGCCGTCGTGGTGGGCACCGACGCGGCCGAGCGCTTCGAGCTCACGGGCCTGGGGCCGGGCCAGCTGCGGCTGCGCGTGTTCGCGCGCCGCCCTACCCGGCCCGATAGCCTGCTCGGCGAGCAGGTGTACGATGTGCACCGCACCATTTGCCTCCGGGTTTACGGGCTAGGGGGCAAAGACGAATTCGCCCTCAATGGCCGGCTGGCCCCCGGCTTTGGGGTGCACCTCTACGGTGGGGCGGGGCGCAACGTGTTTCTGCAAGATGCTATTTTGCAAGCGGCCGGCCCCGGTTTCACCATTCACCCCGGCCCCGACGCCGACCTGGTGCAGGCTAGCCACACCGTGCGCGTAGTGCCCGGCAGCACGGCCCCGGCCACCGCGGCCGCCTGGGTGGCCAGCCAGTACCGCCTGCGGCTAGGGCAGAAAATAGAGCGATAAGTAAGAAAGGCGTAGGCAGTAAATGACTGCAATAATTGTTTGAATGGCATACATTGCCGTATGAAAGCCCGCGAAACCCTGACCGAATACTCCCAGCGCTACGGCCGGGGCCTGCCCGCTACCAGGCAGGTTACGGCCTATCGCATCGAAGACGTGCCTACCCCCGCTACCTTTCCGCACATCAGGCGGGATTTTTACAAGGTAAAGCTGCTGTGCGGCGCCCAGGGCACGCTCTCGTATGCCAATCAGCGCGTGGCGGTGCCGTCGTGCGCCCTGATTTTTGCTAATCCGCTGATTCCGTATGCCTGGGAACGCACGGCCGGCCGCGAAACCGGCTTTGCCTGCTTGTTTACCGAGGAGTTTAGTACGCCGCTGCTGCGCACGGGCAGCCTAGCCGACTCGCCCTTGTTTGGGGTGGGCGGCTGCCCCGTATTGTTTCCGCCGCCGGCGGTAGCGACCCGGCTACAGGTGATTTTTGAACAGTTGCTGACGGAGCTGCAAACGCCTTATATCCACAAGTATGACCTACTACGCACTTACCTGCAACTGTTGCTGCACGAGGGACTAAAGCTAGCGCCCCCGGCCCCGGTCTACCAGCCGGCCACGGCGGCCACGCGCCTGTGCGCCTCGTTTCTGGACTTACTGGACCAGCAGTTTCCCTTGGCCTCGCCGCACCATTCGCTAGCCCTCAAGACAGCGGGCGAGTTTGCCCGGCAGTTGGCGGTGCATACCAATCACCTGAACAAAGCCCTCAAAGAAAACACCGGTAAAACTACCAGCGAACACCTGGCGGCCCGGTTGGTGGCCGAAGCCCAGGCGCTGCTGCGGCATAGCAACTGGAGTGTGGCCCAGATTGGCTACTGCTTGGGCTTCGAGCACGCGCCCAATTTTCAACTTTTCTTTAAAAGACACACCGGCCAGTCGCCGGCCGGCTACCGCCGCCAGCCAATAGCCAACTCATACGTATTGGATTGATTGGCATATTCTTCCTACGGCTGCCGCCGCGACTTTTGTGGTATCATTATCAACCATAAATCAGGAACAGCATGAACGAGGAAATTGCTGGCAAAGTAGTGGCCATTACGGGCGCGAGTAGCGGCATTGGGGCCGCTACGGCGCTGCTGCTGGTCGGGCGGGGGCCAAGGTGGTGCTAGGTGCCCGCCGCGTCGAGCGGCTCGACGCGCTAGCGGCGCGCATCACGGCGGCCGGGGGCGAGGTCGCCTACGTGGGCACCGATGTGAGGCGGCGCGCCGACGTAGCGGGGCTGGTGCAGCTTGCGCTCAAGCGCTTTGGCCGGCTCGATGTGCTCGTCAGCAACGCCGGCATCGGCCCCATCTCACTGCTCGACGACCTGCGCGTGGCGGACTGGGAGGAGATGATTGACGTCAATATTAAGGGCGTGCTGTACGGGATTGCCGCCGCGCTGCCGGTTTTTCGCCAGCAGGGCAGCGGGCACTTTGTGAATGTGGTTTCGACGGCTGGCCTCAAGATAGTGCCGCAGCAGGCGGTGTACGCGGGTACTAAAAACGCGGTGCGCACCATCTCGGAGGGCCTGCGCCAGGAGGCGGGCGATAAGTTGCGGGTAACTGTAGTATCGCCCGGCTTCGTGCGCACCGACTTTGCCGACTCTATAATGGCCCCTACCGTGAAGGCCCAGGTGTTAGCCACCCGCGATAAGCTGGCCATCGCCCCCGAAGCTATTGCCCAAGCCATTGCCTTTGCCATCGGGCAGCCGGCCGACGTCGATGTGGGTGATATTACGGTGCGGCCTACGGCCCAAGGCTAGCGCTGCTTATCCTCCCGCCAGTGGGTTTGTACCATCTACCGTCCCGATGCTTTTTAAAACCCGAAAGCGGGCGAATAGCTCTTCCGAATACCA
The genomic region above belongs to Hymenobacter sp. BRD128 and contains:
- a CDS encoding MFS transporter — its product is MITDALRAFRSRNYRLFFAGQSLSLVGTWMQKTAVSWVIYAQTHSKFMLGVSVFATLFPSALFSLLGGVVADRYSRYRLLLLTQILSMAQAGLLTLAVYRRADAVWEILALSAVLGLINAFDVPARQSLVYELVADKQDVANAVALNSTMLNLSKLLGPALAGLAIERLGAATCFGLNTLSFVPVIASLLAMRLPAFVAKASAKNILEELTEGFQYVLATPDIRFIISTLGLTALLVLPFTTLLPVYAKDIFGGTATTFGLLDGAIGLGGLIGALYLTSLKPGTNLNKTITATTFVFGAGLLLFAYTPWYLGALAFLVVGAFGMMAQTTINVTLLQTLVLPAMRGRVISLYVLVYTAALPLGSVLVGTVSQHVGVRPTVLAEGLLALGIGLLYVRNLRRPQPAPAPKPTMA
- a CDS encoding AraC family transcriptional regulator, producing MKARETLTEYSQRYGRGLPATRQVTAYRIEDVPTPATFPHIRRDFYKVKLLCGAQGTLSYANQRVAVPSCALIFANPLIPYAWERTAGRETGFACLFTEEFSTPLLRTGSLADSPLFGVGGCPVLFPPPAVATRLQVIFEQLLTELQTPYIHKYDLLRTYLQLLLHEGLKLAPPAPVYQPATAATRLCASFLDLLDQQFPLASPHHSLALKTAGEFARQLAVHTNHLNKALKENTGKTTSEHLAARLVAEAQALLRHSNWSVAQIGYCLGFEHAPNFQLFFKRHTGQSPAGYRRQPIANSYVLD
- a CDS encoding MarR family winged helix-turn-helix transcriptional regulator, whose product is MPALPDTQHLATELRTVVSRLVKKLRAHSPLHATLSLTERAVIKQLTQQQPLLPSELAAREKVTTQAMSQILNHLAELGYITRQASATDKRKVLVALSAAGQAHVIAMQQELNDWLGQALAQTCSAAELQMLHQSLGVMARLVEFN
- a CDS encoding DNA topoisomerase IB produces the protein MPAAHPQPRPKTRKKHLPPVHELAAHELYKDPARQAELAGLRYATDAGPGLRREASGAHEFVYFNAKGEKIADEKTLARIHSFVIPPAWTDVWIAPNPTFHLQVTGHDAAGRKQYRYHPAWDAARSLTKFSRLLAFGQKLGELRRQLRKDLARLGLDRDKVVALVLTLMDQSFIRIGNEEYAKKNKSYGLTTLLDDHVAFSHGDVRFSFVGKKGVNHDVTIHDRKLASLVRKCKEIPGQHLFQFYGADGQRHPLESGHVNDYLHRHTGIALSAKDFRTWGGTVKMVECLERVLTGDVELIPEKAIRQATKEVASNLGNTPTVCSKYYIHPQVTELFKSGRLIEYLRRHDADPQDRDELSPTEHLVLEMLAEV
- a CDS encoding FKBP-type peptidyl-prolyl cis-trans isomerase — translated: MTLDTNQQQVSYIIGRDLARNFAQQGLELDIDTLAAALKEGLSGQPSRLTQEQMQAAMQQLQEQLGGGQEDDDDDDTQNPNAMNNKAEGEAFLAENKNKPGVTTLPSGLQYEVLTEGTGKKPTLRSSVTTHYHGTLINGNVFDSSYQRGQPATFPVNGVIAGWTEALQLMPEGSKWRLYIPSDLAYGKRGAGRDIGPDSALIFDVELLKVNN
- a CDS encoding DUF4440 domain-containing protein; its protein translation is MLFTLALGCALAGPPTPRQAITQVLATQTAAWNRGDIPTFMAGYWHSDSLVFIGRSGVTYGWQPTLDNYKKSYPSAAQMGKLDFSRLRITPLGADVAQVVGHFHLARPNAKAGDAQGQFLLIFRKLNGKWVIVADHSS
- a CDS encoding App1 family protein, with translation MEFGQWLADGWEWVDASITRVAARLGRLRPLHLDVYRSYGTPHRFYVKGRLLADRGLTPQTDADSPWRNFQAMYRRFNSREIPGAEVVISLSQHLELPVTTGPTGYFTLRLDPPALPPSVDYLWHPVPVRLARLPRRFRGLLGQVEGTAQVLIPPPTAEFGVISDLDDTVIVTRATHLLRMLRTVLLRNAHSHETLAGVAAFYQALLHGQSGRPDNPFFYVSSSPWNLYDVLDDFLRLQGVPPGPLLLRETLLGRTPGSEARTAGNSPHHGHKLKEITQILDTYPDLTFILLGDSGQQDPDIYAEVVRRHPGRIRVVYIRDVGVPARAVRVAPLAEALRRDTGVELLLVPDYVAAATHAETHGFITAQGLARVRQEHG
- the mtgA gene encoding monofunctional biosynthetic peptidoglycan transglycosylase, which encodes MAHSAQTLLPSWRTVFRVALQTVTALFLLTVAWVLLYRWLAPPATWLMLDRRAHPPVGLGYIGIQADPRHARYNFTSLDEVAPSVPLAVVAAEDQRFLIHHGFDVDGMWKAAQYNWHRAEGKPVRGGSTISQQVAKNVFLWQGRSYVRKAAEAYFTVLIELLWSKRRIMEMYLSVAEMGDCTFGVEAASQRYFHKSARDLSAPEAALLAGVLPNPLRFRAGQPGPQARAKQLRVLRNMRALGGTAYVATLLNR
- a CDS encoding DinB family protein, producing the protein MEISLLLAELQTELQDVFARVDAWFERPASLRAFVPSDQGWAINEVLNHIGLTNHYLLILIEKGTAKTLANVQGRDLLLEVSGYQFPREKLAAIGTLHAFPWQRPEHMEPRTNPRQQAVVRQQLHEQLAQLLGCLARLPHGEGLLYQTTMSVNELG